A single region of the Methanomicrobiales archaeon genome encodes:
- a CDS encoding DUF2769 domain-containing protein, whose product MDKFEQILLSMKEMSPEDLKKTLEDRRNMCLCPGCPTYTRCAKEADEKFFCNTGKSFMCIDTEVACLCPTCPVWTDMGLKYKFFCTRSSEKAQRYENTIWGTRY is encoded by the coding sequence ATGGACAAATTCGAGCAGATCCTGCTGTCGATGAAGGAGATGTCTCCTGAAGACCTGAAGAAGACGCTGGAAGACCGGAGGAACATGTGCCTCTGCCCGGGATGCCCCACGTATACGCGGTGTGCGAAGGAGGCGGACGAGAAATTCTTCTGCAATACGGGGAAGAGTTTCATGTGCATCGATACGGAAGTAGCCTGTCTCTGCCCGACCTGTCCGGTGTGGACCGATATGGGGCTCAAGTACAAATTCTTCTGCACGAGGAGTTCGGAGAAGGCGCAGAGGTACGAGAACACCATCTGGGGAACGCGGTATTGA